In Candidatus Neomarinimicrobiota bacterium, the DNA window CAGTGCCCAGGAACAAAAATGGAGCCAAACGCGGCACCACTGGGGCGAAATCTATGCGGAACTCTTGCTGGTGTTCCGGAAACGACTGGAACCGTATATTGACCGATGAACGGGTTTACACACTTTTCCTTACACTCTCTCTCCTCCGATATTGTTTGTTGAATCTTTTAACTATAACACTGTAACACAATAACACATTAACATGGTTTTTCAACCACTTTAATACTTTAAAAATGAATAACTCCAACCAAACCTGGTACAGAGATTGGGTCTTCTGGATGGTTACCGGGATGATCCTGATCATCAGTGTGTTGCACTATAGCACCACGCTGACCGAAGCGGTTTTCCACGATATTTACCGGCGGCTGTATTATATCCCCATTATCATTGCCGCTTTCCGGTACCAGTTGGTTGGTGGTGTCGGGGCTTCTGTCATCATCAGTCTGATTTATTTGCCGCATCTGATTTCTCACTGGGGCATCAGTCCGGAACAGGGACTGAACAAACTCCTGGAACTGGTATTGTATAATGTGGTTGGGATTTTATCCGGTGTGTTGGTGACCAATCAGGAAAAGGAGCGCCAGCGTTATGAAGATACCGCTAATCAGCTCGATCAATCATTGCAGGAGTTACAAGCCCAGTCGAAACGGTTGATTGAGATGGAGGAAAATCTTCGCGTGGCCGACCGGTTGGCGGTGCTTGGAGAGCTCACGGCATCTCTGGCACATGAAGTCCGGAATCCGTTGGGATCAATCACCGGATCTGCCAAGCTATTGGCAAATGATGAGTTGGAACCGGAGGAGAAGGAAGAAGTCGCGGAAATCCTGATGAAAGAAGCGGAGCGGATGAACCAGGTGGTGGAGAACTATCTGAGTGCCGCCAGAACAGAGCCGAAATCCAGACAGAAATTTCAGCTGAATGAAGTGCTGACCTCGGTGCAGCGCCTGCTCGCCGAAAAAACCCGGAAACGGAATATCACCTTCTCCATGCGACTCCCGAACCAACCAGTCAATCTCACCATGGATCGAAACCATTTGTACCAAATTCTGATTAACCTGCTGCTCAATGCCATCGATGCCATGCCGGAAGGGGGAACCATCTCACTTTCAGCCACGACGAACTCCGGAAAATTACAGTTGATTGTGGAGGATCAGGGTAAAGGAATTCCACAGGAGGAGGTTGCCAATGTGTGGAATACCTTTTACACGACCAAGCAGGAAGGCACCGGGTTGGGTCTCCCGATCGTGAAACGGATTGTCGAAGAATATGAGGGACAGATTTCCCTGGAAAGCGAACTCGACAAGGGAACGAAAGTCACTATTATTATGCCGCAGGAATAACCCAGTATGAATACCGAACCACAGAAAAGAAATATATTGGTGATTGATGATGACGTCAGCCTCGGGCGGGTAATCTTCTATGAGTTAAAACAGCGTGGATTTACCGCGACTACGGCACAATCCGGAGAAGAAGGCCTGCAACTCTATCAGAAACAGGATTTCGATGCCGTCCTGACGGATATGCGTATGGAAGGGAAGTCCGGCCTGGATGTGCTTCGCGAGGTGCTCGCCATCAATCCGGACGAAGTGGTGATTATCATGACCGCATACGGCACCATGGATAATGCGATGAAGGCCGTTAAGATCGGCGCCGCAGATTACATCACCAAGCCGTTTGCCACCGATCAACTGGCGTTTGTCATTGAAAAAGCGCTGCGCATGAAATCCCT includes these proteins:
- a CDS encoding GHKL domain-containing protein translates to MNNSNQTWYRDWVFWMVTGMILIISVLHYSTTLTEAVFHDIYRRLYYIPIIIAAFRYQLVGGVGASVIISLIYLPHLISHWGISPEQGLNKLLELVLYNVVGILSGVLVTNQEKERQRYEDTANQLDQSLQELQAQSKRLIEMEENLRVADRLAVLGELTASLAHEVRNPLGSITGSAKLLANDELEPEEKEEVAEILMKEAERMNQVVENYLSAARTEPKSRQKFQLNEVLTSVQRLLAEKTRKRNITFSMRLPNQPVNLTMDRNHLYQILINLLLNAIDAMPEGGTISLSATTNSGKLQLIVEDQGKGIPQEEVANVWNTFYTTKQEGTGLGLPIVKRIVEEYEGQISLESELDKGTKVTIIMPQE